A genome region from Primulina eburnea isolate SZY01 chromosome 9, ASM2296580v1, whole genome shotgun sequence includes the following:
- the LOC140841304 gene encoding protein-L-isoaspartate O-methyltransferase 1-like, with protein sequence MERILRGSSINKNKEMVDRLQSHGVIRSQKVAEVMETIDRALFVPADTPPYVDNPMQIGYNVTISAPHMHAMCLELLENHLKPGMHALDVGSGTGYLTACFAVMVGQQGRAVGVEHIPELVESSTRNIQRSAAAELLKEGPLSVHVGDGRLGWPDFAPYDAIHVGAASPEIPPALVEQLKPGGRLVIPVGNIFQDLQVVDKNMDGSLSVRSETSVRYVPLTSREAQLRGY encoded by the exons ATGGAG CGAATCTTGAGGGGAAGCAGTATTAACAAGAACAAAGAAATGGTAGATCGTTTGCAGAGCCATGGAGTGATAAGGTCACAGAAAGTAGCAGAAGTAATGGAAACCATTGACAGGGCTTTGTTTGTGCCAGCGGATACACCACCATATGTGGACAATCCAATGCAGATTGGTTACAATGTTACTATTTCTGCACCTCATATGCATGCCATGTGCCTTGAGTTGTTGGAGAACCATTTGAAGCCTGGCATGCATGCATTGGATGTTGGTTCAG GAACTGGGTATTTGACCGCTTGCTTTGCTGTTATGGTTGGACAACAAGGCCGAGCTGTTGGTGTTGAACACATTCCAGAGTTGGTTGAATCTTCAACTAGAAATATCCAAAGAAGTGCAGCAGCTGAACTATTGAAAGAAGGACCTCTCTCTGTGCATGTTGGCG ATGGCAGGTTGGGCTGGCCTGATTTTGCACCTTATGATGCCATTCATGTCGGGGCTGCTTCACCCGAAATTCCTCCAGCACTAGTAGAACAACTGAAGCCCGGCGGGAGACTTGTGATCCCTGTGGGCAACATTTTCCAAGACCTTCAAGTTGTGGACAAGAATATGGATGGCTCATTAAGTGTTCGAAGTGAGACATCAGTACGTTACGTTCCACTGACTAGTCGAGAAGCTCAACTCCGTGGTTATTAA